The following DNA comes from Paucidesulfovibrio gracilis DSM 16080.
GAAAAATGGCGCTGGTCATTGCCCAAAATACGGAAGCGGTCATGCGGGACGTACTCGACAAGCTGCACCGGGGCGCGACATACCTGGAAGGCCGGGGCGGATTTTCCGGCAAACGCAAGCAAGTGATTATGGTCATGGTCAACAACATCCAGCTCAAGCGGTTGGAGGAAATTGTCTATTCCCATGATCCGGACGCCTTTTTGATCATCGGTTCAGGATACAACGTACTGGGCAAAGGCTTTTCAAGCCGCAAGGTGTATTGACCAGCGAGGAGCACGCCATGGCCAGACCCATTGCACTGTTGACGGATTTTGGACTGGACGACCCCTATGTGGGGCAGGTCAAAGGGGTGCTGGCCCGGCTCGCGCCGGAAAGCCGCGTGCTGGACCTCACCCATGCCGTGGCCCCGTTTCAGGTGGGGCAGGCCGCATTTTTTTTGGCCGCCGGAGCGCGGCACTTTCCTGAAAGCACTGTCTTTCTGGCCGTGGTGGACCCGGGCGTAGGCACGGATCGGCGTATCGTTGTAGCGCGGCTGGAGGACCAGCTCTTTGTGGCCCCGGACAACGGACTGCTCGGCTTGCTGCTTTGTCCGCGCGCCCTTGGCCAACGAACCCCTGAAATCGTTTCCGTGACCTATGACCATGAACGCGTTTCCGCCACATTCCATGGCCGGGACGTTTTTGCCCCGCTGACCGCAGATCTCGCCAAGGGCGCACTGCCCGCCGACCTGGGGGAACAGGTGGCCGTGCAGGATCTTGTTCGCCACCCTGCAACCTCGCCGCGACCGCTCACGCCCGAGGACCAGGGGCAACGCGTAACCGCCCATGTGTTGCATGTGGACCGCTTCGGCAATGTGGTGCTCAATCTGCAACCCGGAGCCTTGTTCCACGCTCTGATCGGATCGGGCCAGCATCGGGGCGTTCCGGCATTTCCCCGGGCCGTGCGGACCTACGCCGACTTGCGGGATCGCGAGGTGGGCATGCTCGAGGGCAGTCAGGGATTACTGGAACTGGCCGTGAACCAGGGATCCGCAGCACGGCTCATGGGCTGTCAGGTCGGCCATACCGTGAGCCTGACCCTGGGTGACGGCTAAAACCGGTCAGGCAGGTGATGCGCCGCGTTTCCGTTTTTTGTTGCAACAAACCAACCAAAAGGAATTTCGCATGAACCCCATCAAACAACTCCTTACCGCCCTTGGTTTCCTGACCCGGTTGGCTCCGGCAAAGCTGGTGGACCATACGGCCATCTCCTCCTGCATGCGCTGGTTGCCGGCGGTGGGATTGGTATTGGGCCTGGCGGTTGTGGCACCGTTTTGGTGGCTCGGACTCTTCGAAGGACGGCCCTTGGTTCAAGCCTGGGTGGCGGTGTGCCTCAATCTCTATCTGACCCGCGGCCTGCATCTGGA
Coding sequences within:
- a CDS encoding SAM hydrolase/SAM-dependent halogenase family protein encodes the protein MARPIALLTDFGLDDPYVGQVKGVLARLAPESRVLDLTHAVAPFQVGQAAFFLAAGARHFPESTVFLAVVDPGVGTDRRIVVARLEDQLFVAPDNGLLGLLLCPRALGQRTPEIVSVTYDHERVSATFHGRDVFAPLTADLAKGALPADLGEQVAVQDLVRHPATSPRPLTPEDQGQRVTAHVLHVDRFGNVVLNLQPGALFHALIGSGQHRGVPAFPRAVRTYADLRDREVGMLEGSQGLLELAVNQGSAARLMGCQVGHTVSLTLGDG